One window of the Rhipicephalus microplus isolate Deutch F79 chromosome 2, USDA_Rmic, whole genome shotgun sequence genome contains the following:
- the LOC119169379 gene encoding Golgi-associated plant pathogenesis-related protein 1-like, whose translation MSEYLRLLADKLMWCCTCRRPPSGVLDDNFPTTTIFKTVSFDDRGRRIVQTKTVQSSMLRKKIINRSDGTKDIVEEIITPGSQTMLSRDQPMSEADFQKNSLDWHNYYRALHGVPPLQLDAKLNGIAKKWATTLAKEDRFEHSPDSEYGENVYVKWSSNPNHQITGREAVESWYSEISDYRWDGSDPDVDAVGHFTQLIWKETTRMGCAQARGPTNKILVVANYAPPGNVVGKFAACVPPLQYSTT comes from the exons ATGAGCGAATACCTGCGCTTGCTCGCTGACAAGCTGATGTGGTGCTGCACATGCCGTCGCCCACCGAGCG GGGTACTAGACGACAATTTCCCGACAACGACAATATTCAAGACCGTCAGTTTCGATGAT CGTGGACGGCGCATTGTACAGACCAAGACGGTGCAGAGTTCTatgctgcgcaagaaaatcatCAACCGATCTGATGGCACCAAGGATATCGTCGAGGAGATAATCACTCCGGGCAGCCAGACGATGCTGTCACGAGATCAGCCCATGAGCGAGGCAGATTTCCAGAAGAACTCGCTCGACTGGCACAACTACTATCGCGCCCTGCACGGTGTGCCTCCGTTGCAGCTGGACGCCAAG CTGAATGGTATTGCGAAAAAATGGGCCACCACTCTCGCCAAAGAAGATCGCTTTGAACACAGCCCGGACTCGGAATACGGCGAAAATGTGTACGTCAAGTGGTCCAGCAACCCCAATCATCAAATTACAG GACGCGAGGCTGTCGAATCGTGGTACAGCGAGATCTCGGATTACCGCTGGGACGGTAGCGATCCGGATGTGGACGCTGTCGGCCACTTCACGCAGCTCATCTGGAAGGAGACGACTCGCATGGGGTGCGCGCAGGCTCGTGGTCCCACCAACAAGATTCTCGTCGTTGCAAATTACGCGCCACCTGGCAACGTGGTCGGCAAGTTCGCCGCATGCGTGCCGCCGCTGCAGTATTCTACGACGTAG